Proteins found in one Actinomycetota bacterium genomic segment:
- the priA gene encoding primosomal protein N' — MPAHLHARAVPGALVAVRLGRRALLGVVVGRDPPTHEGTLLPVAGVVDAPAVPPDLIALARWVASRTLTPLGACLRLVLPPGSEGALRRGPDGTWRLGAPAGQGRERIVARAVDGAADPGGRKGAVLAELRSAGGTLPAADLVRIAGTTMPTLRRMADDGVITLDAERADASGLNWFGAPPPPDAPPDLTTEQQAAVTRITARLGSGQGDALLLHGVTGSGKTEVYLRAIARARELGLGSLVLVPEIALTPQFLGRLRARLGDRVAVWHSALAAAERAAEYRRIAAGDADVVLGARSAVFAPIPRLGLVVVDEEHDSSYKQDATPRYDARQVAYRRAVDCGAVLVYGSATPRPEAWHALEHVTLACRADGADMPPVRVVDMRTQPAGPVSRPLAKALQEAGERGEKAIILLNRRGFSRTTLCRSCGWIARCPDCDVPMVLHREGDDDRLVCHHCGLESAPPTTCPSCRSVDVGRQGSGTQALEDALARIVPDTRLVRLDADNVARRGGIVGLLDEFSRPGPAILLGTQMVAKGHDLPAVTVAAILDADAALQRADFRAEERAFSLIVQLAGRAGRRRGEHSTVVVQAWEPAARAVQLGARHAVEEFLGGEVQRREARGMPPHGHLLRVVVEGESRQRVAEVADEMAEALAQADPSIAVRGPSRLHRLRGRSRRAILLQARRSSSLTAATRHVLDAPGGPASRTGVRIGVDVDPQDT; from the coding sequence GTGCCCGCGCACCTGCACGCGCGGGCCGTCCCCGGCGCGCTCGTGGCCGTGCGCCTCGGTCGCCGGGCGCTGCTGGGCGTGGTGGTGGGGCGTGATCCCCCCACGCACGAGGGCACGCTGCTGCCGGTGGCGGGCGTGGTGGACGCCCCGGCGGTGCCGCCCGACCTGATCGCCCTGGCCCGATGGGTCGCCTCCCGCACGCTCACGCCGCTAGGTGCCTGCCTGCGCCTGGTGCTGCCACCGGGATCGGAGGGGGCGCTCCGCCGCGGCCCGGACGGCACGTGGCGCCTGGGCGCGCCCGCCGGCCAGGGTCGCGAGCGCATCGTGGCCCGCGCGGTGGATGGCGCTGCCGACCCGGGGGGTCGCAAGGGGGCGGTGCTGGCCGAGCTGCGATCGGCCGGGGGCACGCTGCCGGCCGCCGACCTGGTGCGCATCGCGGGCACCACCATGCCCACGCTGCGCCGCATGGCCGACGACGGCGTGATCACCCTCGATGCCGAGAGGGCCGACGCGAGCGGGCTCAACTGGTTCGGCGCGCCGCCGCCTCCCGACGCGCCGCCCGACCTCACGACCGAGCAGCAGGCCGCCGTGACGCGCATCACCGCACGTCTGGGATCGGGCCAGGGCGATGCCCTGCTGCTGCACGGGGTCACCGGCTCGGGCAAGACCGAGGTATACCTGCGGGCCATCGCCCGGGCACGCGAGCTGGGTCTCGGCTCGCTGGTGCTGGTGCCCGAGATCGCGCTCACCCCGCAGTTCCTCGGCCGGCTGCGCGCGCGCCTAGGCGACCGGGTGGCGGTGTGGCACTCCGCGCTGGCCGCGGCCGAGCGCGCCGCGGAGTACCGGCGCATCGCAGCGGGCGACGCCGATGTGGTGCTGGGCGCGCGCAGCGCGGTGTTCGCGCCGATACCGCGCCTCGGCCTGGTGGTGGTGGACGAGGAGCACGACTCCTCGTACAAGCAGGACGCCACGCCGCGCTACGACGCCCGGCAGGTGGCGTATCGCCGGGCCGTCGACTGCGGGGCGGTGCTGGTGTACGGCAGCGCCACGCCGCGGCCCGAGGCCTGGCATGCGCTCGAGCACGTGACGCTTGCCTGCCGTGCTGACGGCGCGGACATGCCGCCCGTCCGGGTGGTGGACATGCGCACGCAGCCGGCGGGCCCGGTGTCGCGGCCGCTGGCCAAGGCGCTCCAGGAGGCGGGCGAGCGCGGCGAGAAGGCGATCATCCTGCTCAACCGCCGCGGCTTCTCGCGCACCACGCTTTGCCGCTCGTGCGGGTGGATCGCCCGCTGTCCCGACTGCGATGTGCCCATGGTGCTGCACCGGGAGGGCGATGACGACCGGCTGGTGTGCCACCACTGCGGCCTGGAGAGCGCTCCGCCCACCACCTGCCCGTCGTGCCGGTCGGTGGACGTGGGGCGGCAGGGGTCGGGCACCCAGGCGCTGGAGGACGCCCTGGCGCGCATCGTCCCCGACACGCGCCTCGTGCGCTTGGACGCCGACAACGTGGCGCGGCGCGGCGGCATCGTGGGCCTGCTCGATGAGTTCTCGCGACCCGGCCCGGCGATCCTGCTGGGCACGCAGATGGTGGCCAAGGGGCATGACCTTCCGGCCGTCACGGTGGCGGCCATCCTCGATGCCGACGCCGCCCTGCAGCGCGCGGACTTCCGCGCCGAGGAGCGCGCGTTCTCGCTCATCGTGCAGCTGGCCGGGCGCGCGGGCCGCCGCAGGGGCGAGCACTCCACCGTGGTGGTGCAGGCCTGGGAGCCCGCCGCCCGCGCCGTGCAGCTGGGCGCCCGGCACGCGGTGGAGGAGTTCCTGGGCGGCGAGGTGCAGCGGCGCGAGGCGCGCGGCATGCCGCCGCACGGGCACCTGCTGCGCGTGGTCGTGGAGGGGGAGTCGAGGCAGCGGGTGGCCGAGGTGGCCGACGAGATGGCCGAGGCGCTCGCGCAGGCCGACCCGTCCATCGCCGTGCGCGGCCCCTCGCGCCTGCACCGGCTGCGCGGGCGCAGCCGCCGGGCGATCCTGCTGCAGGCCAGGCGGTCGTCGTCGCTCACCGCGGCCACGCGGCACGTGCTCGACGCCCCGGGCGGCCCTGCATCGCGAACCGGCGTGCGCATCGGGGTGGACGTCGACCCGCAGGACACCTGA
- a CDS encoding methionine adenosyltransferase, translating to MSEYLFTSESVTEGHPDKIADQISDGVLDAMLAQDPSSRVACETLITTGQVMVAGEVTTAAQVDIPAVVRDTITRIGYVDSTDGFDAATCGISVALDKQSPDIAQGVDTAFEKRAHGEEDRYDEQGAGDQGLMFGFACDETPVLMPLPIVLSHRIVERMAALRRSSMPFLLPDGKSQVSVRYDGTTPVGVEAVVVSSQHKPDASQVLLHDEITREVVKPVLEDFGVWNDGITFYINPTGRFVVGGPMGDVGLTGRKIIVDTYGGMSRHGGGAFSGKDPSKVDRSAAYAARWVAKNVVAAGFANRAEVQVAYAIGVAHPVSVNVQTFGTGTRPDEEILKWIGEKFDLRPAAIIDHLDLRRPIYQKTAAYGHFGRTEPEFTWENTAIGDEQAG from the coding sequence ATGAGCGAGTACCTCTTCACCTCGGAGTCGGTCACCGAGGGTCATCCCGACAAGATCGCCGACCAGATCTCGGACGGCGTTCTCGACGCCATGCTCGCGCAGGACCCCTCGTCCCGCGTGGCATGCGAGACGCTCATCACCACCGGCCAGGTGATGGTGGCCGGCGAGGTGACGACCGCCGCGCAGGTGGACATCCCCGCGGTGGTGCGCGACACCATCACGCGCATCGGGTACGTCGACTCGACTGACGGCTTCGACGCGGCCACGTGCGGCATCTCGGTTGCGCTCGACAAGCAGAGCCCGGATATCGCGCAGGGCGTGGACACCGCGTTCGAGAAGCGCGCGCACGGGGAAGAGGACCGCTACGACGAGCAGGGCGCCGGCGACCAGGGCCTGATGTTCGGGTTTGCCTGCGACGAGACCCCCGTGCTCATGCCGCTGCCGATCGTGCTGTCGCACCGCATCGTGGAGCGCATGGCGGCCCTGCGCCGATCGTCGATGCCCTTTCTGCTGCCCGACGGCAAGTCGCAGGTGAGCGTGCGCTACGACGGCACCACCCCCGTTGGCGTGGAGGCCGTGGTGGTGTCGAGCCAGCACAAGCCGGACGCCTCGCAGGTTCTACTGCACGACGAGATCACCCGCGAGGTCGTGAAGCCGGTGCTCGAGGACTTCGGCGTGTGGAATGACGGCATCACCTTCTACATAAACCCGACGGGGCGATTCGTGGTGGGTGGCCCCATGGGCGACGTCGGCCTGACCGGCCGCAAGATCATCGTTGATACCTATGGCGGCATGTCGCGCCACGGCGGCGGCGCCTTCTCGGGGAAGGACCCCTCCAAGGTCGACCGCTCCGCCGCGTACGCCGCGCGCTGGGTGGCCAAGAACGTCGTGGCCGCGGGCTTCGCCAACCGCGCCGAGGTGCAGGTGGCCTACGCCATCGGCGTCGCGCACCCGGTGTCGGTGAACGTGCAGACCTTCGGCACGGGCACCCGGCCCGACGAGGAGATCCTCAAGTGGATCGGCGAGAAGTTCGACCTGCGCCCGGCCGCCATCATCGACCACCTCGACCTGCGCCGGCCGATTTACCAGAAGACCGCCGCATACGGTCACTTCGGGCGCACCGAGCCCGAGTTCACCTGGGAGAACACGGCCATCGGGGACGAGCAGGCTGGCTGA
- a CDS encoding DUF3352 domain-containing protein has protein sequence MSASTRTRHMRRTVMPVVAIAAAATAAGGIAVLSGCGGTASAGSAPASIAGYIPASSPLYVQMSTDTAGTQWTNLTRLGTLFPGFGKMRAELDAALAREGIAWDTDLKPLLGESAAVAVTEVPDVESVAKGALTDPAGAAGRAAVTAADQPMMAVLQIAAGKSEDIKALITKAPGGMKQTGTQDGAALYADATMGTHAAVTDESLILGSTADVVKKALEVKAAGGDAALSGVFRFNEALSLLPDDVFAMGYMNVEEAGNAASEIIPNVGDLAGGQITGAAAMSVTVQPDGLRMKAVLVDAPQAAQQTPYTPTLTAQAPSDAVAYLGFNRLADTVQRAVSAASSAGSDTTSKQIDALTAQLPLLLGVNADDLRNLTGGEHAVVVGGAGKTPEAALALQVKSGAQAAESLTALSKSVPVVLRQFGPDDARIGKATPFAENGVKGQVIPADDMSVAWGVRGDLAAIGNGAKAVTSVLAPRSAANSLAATPAFKAAMQGMPDQVTGLAYVDVRKAVPILAANGAFDGKDGARMRANIAPLTQIAAWATAGETPTVEVYVGMGK, from the coding sequence ATGAGCGCGTCCACCCGCACGCGGCACATGCGACGCACGGTGATGCCTGTCGTCGCGATCGCCGCGGCCGCCACCGCCGCCGGTGGCATCGCCGTCCTCTCGGGGTGCGGCGGCACCGCCTCCGCCGGTTCCGCGCCGGCCTCGATCGCGGGCTACATCCCCGCCTCGAGCCCGCTCTACGTGCAGATGTCCACCGACACCGCCGGGACGCAGTGGACCAACCTCACCCGCCTCGGCACGCTCTTCCCGGGCTTCGGCAAGATGCGCGCCGAGCTCGACGCGGCGCTCGCCCGCGAGGGCATCGCGTGGGACACCGATCTCAAGCCGCTCCTCGGGGAGTCGGCCGCGGTGGCCGTCACCGAGGTGCCCGATGTGGAGTCGGTGGCCAAGGGCGCGCTCACCGACCCTGCGGGCGCAGCAGGCCGGGCTGCCGTCACGGCCGCCGACCAGCCGATGATGGCGGTGCTGCAGATCGCCGCCGGCAAGTCCGAGGACATCAAGGCGCTCATCACCAAGGCGCCCGGCGGGATGAAGCAGACCGGCACCCAGGACGGCGCCGCGCTCTACGCCGACGCCACCATGGGCACCCATGCGGCCGTTACGGATGAGTCGCTCATCCTCGGCTCCACCGCCGACGTGGTGAAGAAGGCGCTTGAGGTGAAGGCCGCCGGGGGCGACGCGGCCCTGTCGGGAGTGTTCCGCTTCAACGAGGCCCTCTCGCTGCTCCCTGATGACGTATTCGCCATGGGTTACATGAACGTCGAGGAGGCCGGCAACGCGGCATCCGAGATCATCCCGAACGTCGGAGACCTGGCAGGTGGCCAGATCACCGGGGCCGCGGCCATGTCGGTCACGGTCCAGCCCGACGGCCTGCGCATGAAGGCCGTCCTCGTGGACGCCCCGCAGGCGGCGCAGCAGACCCCCTACACGCCGACGCTCACCGCTCAGGCCCCGTCTGACGCCGTGGCATATCTCGGGTTCAACCGCCTCGCCGACACCGTGCAGCGCGCAGTGTCGGCCGCCTCCAGCGCAGGCTCGGACACCACGAGCAAGCAGATCGACGCCCTCACGGCGCAGCTCCCGCTGCTGCTTGGCGTGAACGCCGACGACCTCCGCAACCTCACAGGCGGCGAGCATGCCGTGGTGGTGGGTGGCGCGGGCAAGACGCCGGAGGCTGCCCTCGCGCTCCAGGTGAAGAGCGGCGCCCAGGCTGCGGAGAGCCTCACCGCGCTGTCCAAGTCGGTGCCGGTGGTGCTGCGGCAGTTCGGCCCCGACGACGCCAGGATCGGCAAGGCCACCCCGTTCGCCGAGAATGGCGTTAAGGGCCAGGTCATCCCGGCCGACGACATGTCGGTGGCGTGGGGCGTGCGCGGCGACCTCGCCGCGATCGGCAACGGTGCCAAGGCCGTCACGTCGGTGCTCGCACCGCGCAGCGCGGCCAACTCGCTCGCGGCAACGCCGGCCTTCAAGGCCGCCATGCAGGGCATGCCCGACCAGGTGACCGGCCTCGCATACGTGGACGTTCGCAAGGCGGTGCCGATCCTCGCGGCCAATGGAGCCTTCGACGGCAAGGATGGTGCGCGCATGCGCGCGAACATCGCGCCGCTCACCCAGATCGCGGCCTGGGCCACCGCGGGCGAGACGCCCACCGTCGAGGTGTACGTCGGGATGGGGAAGTAA
- a CDS encoding NAD(P)-dependent glycerol-3-phosphate dehydrogenase → MVVIGAGAWGCTFARVVAEAGARVALACHSAEQAMALRETRHDRIHLGDVALPDEVLVTHVADPAALEGASMLVIALPSRAVAAEAAALGPRIPAGAGVLSLTKGLEPGTGRVLSDVWTGAAPGVPFAVLSGPNHAEEVAQGQPAAAVVSGHPALAARVQQVVSGPAFRVYVNDDLLGVELCGAAKNVIALAAGMSDGLGFGDNAKAALITRGLAEMTRLGRAGGATDATFRGLAGMGDLIATCTSRHSRNRRAGEMIARGMPADAVEREIGQVVEGLATARALLTRAEAAGVELPISEQVAAAAFEGRPPAECLRNLMARAPSSEG, encoded by the coding sequence GTGGTGGTGATCGGCGCGGGAGCCTGGGGATGCACCTTCGCGCGCGTCGTCGCCGAGGCGGGCGCGCGGGTGGCGCTGGCCTGCCATTCGGCCGAGCAGGCCATGGCGCTGCGCGAGACGCGCCACGATCGCATACACCTCGGCGATGTCGCGCTGCCCGATGAGGTGCTGGTCACCCATGTGGCCGACCCGGCGGCCCTCGAGGGTGCGTCGATGCTGGTCATTGCCCTGCCCAGCCGCGCGGTGGCCGCCGAGGCCGCCGCCCTCGGGCCGCGCATCCCCGCTGGAGCCGGCGTGCTGTCGCTCACGAAGGGGCTCGAGCCCGGCACCGGCCGCGTGCTGTCGGATGTCTGGACCGGTGCCGCCCCGGGAGTGCCCTTCGCCGTGCTCTCGGGGCCCAACCACGCCGAGGAGGTCGCCCAGGGGCAGCCCGCGGCCGCGGTGGTGAGCGGCCACCCCGCCCTGGCGGCGCGCGTGCAGCAGGTGGTGTCGGGACCGGCGTTCCGCGTGTACGTGAACGACGACCTCCTGGGCGTCGAGCTCTGCGGCGCGGCCAAGAACGTCATCGCCCTGGCGGCGGGAATGTCGGACGGCCTGGGGTTCGGCGACAACGCCAAGGCGGCCCTCATCACGCGCGGCCTGGCGGAGATGACCCGCCTCGGGCGCGCAGGCGGCGCGACGGACGCCACGTTCCGGGGCCTGGCCGGAATGGGCGACCTCATCGCCACGTGCACCAGCCGCCACAGCCGCAATCGCCGCGCGGGCGAGATGATCGCCCGCGGAATGCCCGCCGACGCGGTGGAGCGGGAGATCGGCCAGGTCGTGGAGGGCCTCGCTACGGCCCGCGCGCTGCTCACGCGCGCTGAGGCCGCCGGCGTGGAGCTTCCGATATCCGAGCAGGTGGCGGCCGCGGCATTCGAGGGGCGCCCGCCCGCCGAGTGCCTGCGCAATCTCATGGCCCGCGCGCCCTCGTCCGAGGGGTGA
- the der gene encoding ribosome biogenesis GTPase Der produces the protein MSDGPGDGAQPGRTPRASRPGMPDRPLGRERHAPRGSTVALGQPVVAVVGYPNVGKSTLFNRLTGRREAVVDSKPGATRDRRQGGAEWNGVHFQVLDTGGIDEADESTMARDISAQAIRAIDESDLILFVVDAAVGATPGDLEVAERLRRSHRPVIVVANKCDNADAEMRAQDLWGLGLGEVVTVSALHGRNIGDFLDLLVESLPEVDPPDESIARLPAFCIMGRPNVGKSSILNALLGEDRMIVQDLPGTTRDPVDTIIEWDGQEIVLIDTAGLRRRGRMRERVEVYSQQRALESAERSDVAIVVADATEGITEADLAACDQAAQNHCASLLVLNKWDLAQPDLTDLAGRVRRKSRQHPPIAACSAVTGEGIDRIIPQAMKLYEKSCTRLSTHELNEALRELAEERPGPRKGKRRLSMRFLVQTGVAPPVFRLEVNDRTLMTRDYGFWLENRLRDRFDLAGVPVDIEVRSRR, from the coding sequence ATGAGCGATGGCCCCGGCGACGGCGCACAGCCCGGCCGCACCCCGAGGGCATCGCGCCCCGGCATGCCCGATCGCCCGCTGGGGCGCGAGCGGCACGCCCCGCGCGGCAGCACGGTGGCCCTCGGCCAGCCGGTGGTGGCCGTGGTGGGCTACCCGAACGTGGGCAAGTCCACGCTGTTCAACCGGCTCACGGGCCGCCGCGAGGCGGTGGTCGACTCCAAGCCCGGCGCCACGCGCGACCGTCGCCAGGGCGGGGCCGAGTGGAACGGCGTGCACTTCCAGGTGCTCGACACCGGGGGCATCGACGAGGCCGATGAGTCCACCATGGCCCGGGATATCTCGGCGCAGGCGATCAGGGCCATCGACGAGTCGGACCTCATCCTGTTCGTGGTGGATGCCGCCGTGGGGGCCACGCCCGGCGACCTCGAGGTGGCCGAGCGCCTGCGCAGGTCGCACCGCCCGGTGATCGTGGTGGCCAACAAGTGCGACAACGCCGACGCCGAGATGCGTGCGCAGGACCTCTGGGGATTGGGCCTCGGCGAGGTGGTGACGGTGTCGGCGCTGCACGGGCGCAACATCGGCGACTTCCTCGACCTGCTCGTGGAGAGCCTGCCCGAGGTGGATCCGCCCGACGAATCGATCGCGCGCCTGCCGGCCTTCTGCATCATGGGTCGCCCGAATGTGGGCAAGAGCTCGATCCTCAATGCCCTGCTGGGCGAGGATCGCATGATCGTGCAGGACCTCCCGGGCACCACGCGCGACCCGGTGGACACCATCATCGAGTGGGACGGCCAGGAGATCGTGCTCATCGACACCGCGGGCCTGAGGCGTCGCGGGCGCATGCGCGAGCGGGTGGAGGTGTACAGCCAGCAGCGCGCGCTGGAGTCGGCCGAGCGCTCTGACGTGGCGATCGTGGTGGCCGACGCCACCGAGGGCATCACCGAGGCCGACCTCGCCGCCTGCGACCAGGCGGCCCAGAACCACTGCGCCAGCCTGCTGGTGCTCAACAAGTGGGACCTCGCGCAGCCCGACCTCACCGACCTCGCCGGCCGCGTGCGGCGCAAGAGCCGGCAGCACCCGCCCATCGCGGCGTGCTCGGCCGTCACGGGGGAGGGCATCGACCGCATCATCCCGCAGGCCATGAAGCTCTATGAGAAGAGCTGTACGCGGCTGTCCACGCACGAGCTCAACGAGGCGCTGCGCGAGCTGGCCGAGGAGCGCCCCGGCCCGCGCAAGGGCAAGCGGCGCCTCTCGATGAGGTTCCTCGTGCAGACCGGGGTGGCCCCGCCGGTCTTCCGTCTCGAGGTCAACGACCGCACGCTCATGACCCGCGACTACGGTTTCTGGCTCGAGAACCGCCTGCGCGACCGCTTCGACCTGGCGGGCGTGCCAGTGGACATCGAGGTGAGGAGCCGCCGGTGA
- a CDS encoding 1-acyl-sn-glycerol-3-phosphate acyltransferase codes for MSDAPTPAVDAGPEPAYDRLATPQSADDVRITAWWWWIGRNILSVYFRTRYRARKVRGKHNIPRTGGILIVSNHMTNNDPFLVGWSAIPRRAFYMAKSDLFENRIQRALIGTLGAFPIRRGEADRTAVRIAKGLLARGECVIVFPEGTRSRDQRLRNPYPGAASLGLPDGVTVIPAAIWGIQEKHGPSRVIFGPPVSKGGLEGSRGQRAGELALRMMAAIAELLPEIGGPVQDPPTILATMDDE; via the coding sequence ATGAGCGACGCACCCACGCCCGCCGTCGATGCCGGGCCCGAGCCCGCCTACGACCGCCTGGCCACCCCGCAGTCGGCCGACGACGTGCGCATCACCGCCTGGTGGTGGTGGATCGGCCGCAACATCCTGTCGGTCTACTTCCGCACCCGGTACCGGGCCAGGAAGGTTCGCGGCAAGCACAACATCCCGCGCACCGGCGGCATCCTCATCGTGTCGAACCACATGACCAACAACGACCCGTTCCTGGTCGGCTGGTCGGCCATCCCGCGCCGGGCGTTCTACATGGCGAAGTCCGATCTGTTCGAGAACCGCATCCAGCGGGCGCTCATCGGCACCCTCGGGGCGTTCCCCATCCGCAGGGGCGAGGCCGATCGCACCGCCGTGCGCATTGCCAAGGGCCTGCTCGCGCGCGGCGAGTGCGTGATCGTGTTCCCCGAGGGCACTCGCTCGCGCGACCAGCGGCTGCGCAACCCCTACCCGGGCGCCGCGTCGCTGGGCCTGCCCGATGGCGTCACGGTCATCCCCGCGGCCATCTGGGGAATCCAGGAGAAGCACGGCCCCTCGCGGGTCATCTTCGGCCCGCCGGTGTCGAAGGGGGGCCTCGAGGGATCGCGGGGCCAGCGCGCCGGGGAGCTCGCACTGCGCATGATGGCCGCCATCGCCGAGCTGCTCCCGGAGATCGGCGGGCCGGTGCAGGACCCCCCGACCATCCTCGCGACGATGGACGACGAATGA
- a CDS encoding (d)CMP kinase: MIVAIDGPAGAGKSTVARAVAGALGVGYLDTGAMYRALTLVALRDGVAIDDGPELAELARTHPVSLEGGPGGARVMMRGDDVTMAIREADVTAAVSEVAAHPEVRSALVARQRQIMEHGDWVCDGRDIGSVVFPEAEVKVFLTASVDERARRRHAELAARGERVDLRVIRDDVERRDHADSSRAASPLVVADGAVVVDTTGIRIDEVVTRIASMAREVAA, from the coding sequence GTGATCGTGGCCATCGACGGCCCCGCGGGAGCGGGCAAGAGCACCGTGGCCCGGGCGGTCGCCGGCGCCCTGGGCGTGGGCTATCTCGACACCGGCGCGATGTACCGCGCGCTCACGCTGGTGGCGCTGCGCGATGGCGTGGCCATTGATGATGGCCCGGAGCTGGCCGAGCTGGCCCGCACGCACCCGGTGTCGCTCGAGGGCGGCCCGGGTGGCGCGCGGGTGATGATGCGCGGCGATGACGTGACCATGGCCATCCGCGAGGCCGACGTGACCGCCGCGGTGTCCGAGGTGGCCGCGCATCCTGAGGTGCGAAGCGCGTTGGTGGCCCGCCAGCGGCAGATCATGGAGCATGGCGACTGGGTGTGCGACGGCCGCGACATCGGCAGCGTGGTGTTTCCCGAGGCCGAGGTGAAGGTGTTCCTCACGGCGTCGGTGGACGAGCGCGCGCGACGTCGCCATGCCGAACTCGCGGCACGCGGCGAGCGGGTGGACCTGCGCGTGATCCGTGACGACGTCGAGCGCCGCGACCATGCCGACTCCTCGCGCGCGGCCAGCCCCCTCGTGGTGGCCGACGGCGCCGTGGTGGTGGACACCACCGGCATCCGCATCGACGAGGTGGTGACGCGCATCGCATCGATGGCCCGCGAGGTGGCCGCATGA
- the aroA gene encoding 3-phosphoshikimate 1-carboxyvinyltransferase: MTSLTFRPATAVAGAIAVPPDKSLTHRALLLGAMSDRPVAVDDPLDSEDTRATLDAVRAMGAGVEGDLASGRVVITGRGVRGLNPPRVIDCGNAGTLMRFAAGIIVGQAPGEVTVLDGDESLRNRPMRRVADPLVAMGAAVTPSEAGTPPVAVRPGLPLHGMVHELPMASAQVKSCVLLAGLNAEGETWVREPVPSRDHTERMLRASGVQVLERDGMVGVSGPVAGLALPDMKVPGDFSSAAFAIVAGVLRGDPAVRVTGVNLNPGRTGLLGVLRRMGADVTVEPGPGVAGEPCGDVLVRRAGVLHATEVTADEVPAMVDEVPLVGLLGALAAGTTVVGGARELRVKESDRIATVVELLRAVGANADEREDGFVVRGQMSIPGGEVHSHGDHRLAMMGALAGLVSDGGVTVHGMEAAAVSYPGFTDDMLALGAVAA; encoded by the coding sequence ATGACCAGCCTCACCTTCCGCCCGGCCACCGCCGTCGCGGGCGCGATCGCCGTGCCCCCGGACAAGTCGCTCACCCATCGGGCCTTGCTGCTGGGCGCGATGTCCGACCGTCCCGTGGCGGTGGACGACCCCCTCGACTCCGAGGACACCCGCGCCACCCTCGATGCCGTGCGTGCGATGGGCGCCGGCGTGGAGGGCGACCTCGCATCGGGCCGGGTGGTCATCACCGGCCGCGGCGTGCGCGGCCTTAACCCCCCGCGGGTCATCGACTGCGGCAATGCGGGCACGCTCATGCGCTTCGCCGCGGGAATCATCGTAGGCCAGGCGCCCGGCGAGGTGACGGTGCTCGATGGCGACGAGTCCCTGCGCAACCGCCCTATGCGCCGGGTGGCCGATCCCCTCGTGGCCATGGGCGCCGCCGTCACGCCCAGCGAGGCCGGCACGCCGCCCGTGGCCGTGCGCCCCGGCCTGCCGCTGCACGGAATGGTGCACGAGCTCCCCATGGCCAGCGCGCAGGTGAAGAGCTGCGTGCTGCTCGCGGGCCTCAACGCCGAGGGCGAGACCTGGGTGCGCGAGCCGGTGCCGTCGCGCGATCACACCGAGCGCATGCTGCGGGCATCGGGCGTGCAGGTGCTCGAGCGCGACGGCATGGTGGGGGTGAGCGGCCCCGTGGCCGGCCTGGCCCTCCCTGACATGAAGGTGCCGGGCGACTTCTCATCAGCCGCCTTCGCGATCGTGGCTGGCGTGCTGCGCGGCGACCCGGCAGTGCGCGTGACGGGGGTCAACCTCAACCCCGGCCGCACCGGCCTGCTGGGCGTGCTGCGGCGCATGGGCGCGGATGTCACGGTGGAGCCGGGCCCCGGCGTGGCGGGCGAGCCCTGCGGCGACGTGCTGGTGCGCCGTGCGGGCGTGCTGCACGCCACCGAGGTGACCGCCGATGAGGTGCCGGCGATGGTGGACGAGGTGCCGCTGGTGGGGCTGCTGGGCGCCCTGGCCGCCGGCACCACGGTGGTGGGCGGCGCCCGGGAGCTGCGCGTGAAGGAGAGCGACCGCATCGCCACCGTGGTCGAGTTGCTGCGCGCCGTGGGGGCGAATGCCGATGAGCGCGAGGACGGCTTCGTGGTGCGCGGGCAGATGTCCATTCCCGGCGGCGAGGTGCACTCGCACGGGGATCATCGCCTCGCGATGATGGGTGCGCTTGCCGGCCTGGTGAGCGACGGGGGAGTGACCGTGCACGGCATGGAGGCCGCGGCGGTGTCGTACCCGGGCTTCACCGACGACATGCTCGCGCTGGGCGCGGTGGCCGCGTGA